The proteins below are encoded in one region of Pseudonocardia sp. DSM 110487:
- a CDS encoding helix-turn-helix transcriptional regulator → MPDASALRQELATELRTLRAMAGVSGRALGERIGTSQGTVWRIEHAQALPTRQQAQAWLDACAADDERTTRVLHMLEDAYREAPTWTRTLAGRNHMQSEIAARERASVSVRNFQPTIVPGLLQTAEYARHLVPFVDRTGEVDVEEHVAKRLERQAMLDAEGCRFAFFLGERALRWSPGPGVMAAQLEKLAAAIARPGITLGVVPDAAPVVAWHNFVIHEPADGQPTYVTTETVHGELTVRESADVAIYLKLWDQLLHSAVVGDDAAEWIRKLS, encoded by the coding sequence GTGCCTGACGCTTCCGCGCTCAGACAGGAGCTGGCGACGGAGCTTCGCACGCTCCGCGCGATGGCCGGCGTGTCCGGCCGCGCGCTCGGGGAGCGGATCGGCACATCTCAGGGCACGGTCTGGCGAATCGAGCACGCCCAGGCATTGCCCACTCGGCAACAAGCGCAGGCATGGCTCGACGCATGCGCGGCCGACGACGAGCGCACGACACGCGTGCTGCACATGCTCGAAGATGCCTACCGGGAAGCGCCGACATGGACGCGGACCCTTGCCGGCCGCAACCACATGCAGAGCGAGATCGCGGCCCGGGAGCGCGCCTCGGTATCGGTGCGCAACTTCCAGCCCACGATCGTGCCCGGACTGCTCCAGACTGCCGAGTATGCGCGGCATCTGGTTCCTTTCGTCGACCGGACCGGCGAGGTCGATGTCGAGGAACACGTCGCGAAGCGGCTGGAGCGGCAGGCGATGCTCGATGCCGAAGGGTGCCGTTTCGCCTTCTTCCTCGGGGAACGAGCGCTGCGATGGTCGCCGGGGCCCGGCGTGATGGCCGCGCAGCTGGAGAAGCTCGCCGCAGCCATCGCGCGGCCCGGGATCACGCTCGGAGTGGTTCCCGACGCGGCGCCGGTCGTGGCCTGGCACAACTTCGTCATCCACGAGCCCGCGGATGGGCAACCCACGTACGTGACCACCGAGACCGTGCACGGCGAACTCACGGTCCGCGAATCGGCCGACGTGGCGATCTACCTGAAGCTGTGGGATCAGCTTCTGCACTCGGCTGTCGTCGGTGACGACGCCGCGGAGTGGATCCGCAAGCTCTCCTGA
- a CDS encoding DUF6879 family protein: MSGQTFDSLFESFERTVFRLEALPAYEVGGADAERFQAYHEGRPLSVRSVRTSPWLARIAVSTVTAGKAWSRVRVVDSPLSPYQRYSLEAYRESQAAGEEIFLAPRSAVRDWGPDFWLFDGGTPRARAALMRYSPDGQFHGFEFVEDPEPLAGMEQARLNAVANSVPLNVFLAEDVAGA, from the coding sequence GTGAGCGGGCAGACCTTCGACAGCCTCTTCGAATCGTTCGAGCGCACCGTGTTCCGGCTCGAAGCCTTGCCGGCCTACGAGGTCGGTGGCGCCGACGCAGAACGGTTCCAGGCGTATCACGAGGGGCGCCCGTTGTCGGTACGCTCCGTCCGCACCAGCCCCTGGCTGGCCAGGATCGCCGTTTCGACGGTCACCGCGGGAAAGGCGTGGTCGAGGGTGCGTGTCGTGGATTCCCCGCTCAGTCCCTACCAGCGGTACTCGCTGGAGGCCTACCGGGAGTCGCAGGCCGCGGGCGAGGAGATCTTCCTCGCCCCGCGATCGGCGGTCCGCGACTGGGGTCCAGACTTCTGGCTCTTCGACGGGGGTACACCGAGAGCCCGCGCCGCGCTCATGCGGTACTCCCCTGACGGACAGTTTCACGGGTTCGAGTTCGTGGAGGACCCGGAGCCATTGGCGGGGATGGAACAGGCACGGCTGAACGCGGTGGCAAACAGCGTTCCGCTGAACGTGTTCCTCGCGGAGGACGTCGCCGGTGCCTGA